A single genomic interval of Hevea brasiliensis isolate MT/VB/25A 57/8 chromosome 4, ASM3005281v1, whole genome shotgun sequence harbors:
- the LOC110657587 gene encoding uncharacterized protein LOC110657587 isoform X3 → MENAGLRICAGKSSFLGAEGVLRVSLGCFVFFMIMFVSTVRTSKLHDPRDSWHSGWWFAKIVLWIALTIITFLIPSAFIRLYGEIAHLGAGVFLLIQLISVISFMTWLNDCCTSNESEERCHIHVILIATIAYVICIVGIILMYVWYAPEPSCLLNIFFITWTLVLLQLMTSISLHPKVNAGFLAPGLMGLYVVFLCWCAIRSEPTGESCIKKAEASKRTDWLTIISFLVALLAIVIATFSTGIDSQCFQGEKKTEDDVPYGCGFFHFVFATGAMYFAMLLIGWNTHHAIQKWTIDVGWTSTWVRVVNEWLAVCVYLWMVVAPIILKCRQNAEAT, encoded by the exons ATGGAAA ATGCAGGACTGAGGATCTGTGCTGGTAAATCTAGCTTCTTGGGTGCTGAAGGAGTCCTGCGTGTAAGCTTGGGATGCTTT GTATTTTTCATGATAATGTTTGTTTCAACTGTTCGTACCTCAAAGTTACACGATCCAAGAGATTCATGGCATTCTGGATGGTGGTTTGCAAAGATAGTGCTGTGGATTGCATTGACAATCATTACCTTCTTGATTCCTTCTGCATTTATAAGGCTTTATG GAGAAATTGCGCATCTTGGTGCTGG GGTCTTTCTCCTGATTCAGCTAATAAGTGTCATCAGTTTTATGACATGGCTGAATGATTGTTGTACATCTAACGAAagtgaagaaagatg CCACATCCATGTGATACTAATTGCAACAATTGCATATGTTATATGCATAGTGGGGATCATTCTGATGTACGTTTGGTATGCACCAGAGCCATCTTGCCTCCTTAACATTTTCTTCATCACCTGGACACTGGTACTCCTACAGCTCATGACAAGCATCTCTCTTCACCCTAAA GTAAATGCTGGCTTCTTGGCTCCAGGTCTTATGGGCCTTTATGTGGTGTTTCTCTGCTGGTGCGCCATTAGAAG TGAACCAACCGGTGAAAGTTGCATCAAGAAGGCTGAAGCTTCAAAGAGAACAGACTGGCTTACCATTATA AGCTTTCTTGTCGCATTACTTGCAATTGTTATTGCAACATTTTCTACTGGTATTGATTCACAATGCTTTCAG GGTGAAAAGAAAACTGAGGATGATGTTCCATATGGTTGTGGCTTCTTCCACTTCGTCTTCGCCACGGGAGCAATGTACTTTGCTATGCTGTTGATCGGCTGGAACACTCATCATGCCATTCAGAA GTGGACAATTGATGTAGGTTGGACAAGCACATGGGTCAGAGTAGTGAATGAATGGTTGGCAGTTTGTGTATACT TGTGGATGGTGGTAGCTCCAATCATCCTGAAGTGCAGACAAAATGCAGAAGCCACTTAG
- the LOC110657587 gene encoding uncharacterized protein LOC110657587 isoform X1 codes for MENAGLRICAGKSSFLGAEGVLRVSLGCFVFFMIMFVSTVRTSKLHDPRDSWHSGWWFAKIVLWIALTIITFLIPSAFIRLYGEIAHLGAGVFLLIQLISVISFMTWLNDCCTSNESEERCHIHVILIATIAYVICIVGIILMYVWYAPEPSCLLNIFFITWTLVLLQLMTSISLHPKVNAGFLAPGLMGLYVVFLCWCAIRSEPTGESCIKKAEASKRTDWLTIISFLVALLAIVIATFSTGIDSQCFQFMKGEKKTEDDVPYGCGFFHFVFATGAMYFAMLLIGWNTHHAIQKWTIDVGWTSTWVRVVNEWLAVCVYLWMVVAPIILKCRQNAEAT; via the exons ATGGAAA ATGCAGGACTGAGGATCTGTGCTGGTAAATCTAGCTTCTTGGGTGCTGAAGGAGTCCTGCGTGTAAGCTTGGGATGCTTT GTATTTTTCATGATAATGTTTGTTTCAACTGTTCGTACCTCAAAGTTACACGATCCAAGAGATTCATGGCATTCTGGATGGTGGTTTGCAAAGATAGTGCTGTGGATTGCATTGACAATCATTACCTTCTTGATTCCTTCTGCATTTATAAGGCTTTATG GAGAAATTGCGCATCTTGGTGCTGG GGTCTTTCTCCTGATTCAGCTAATAAGTGTCATCAGTTTTATGACATGGCTGAATGATTGTTGTACATCTAACGAAagtgaagaaagatg CCACATCCATGTGATACTAATTGCAACAATTGCATATGTTATATGCATAGTGGGGATCATTCTGATGTACGTTTGGTATGCACCAGAGCCATCTTGCCTCCTTAACATTTTCTTCATCACCTGGACACTGGTACTCCTACAGCTCATGACAAGCATCTCTCTTCACCCTAAA GTAAATGCTGGCTTCTTGGCTCCAGGTCTTATGGGCCTTTATGTGGTGTTTCTCTGCTGGTGCGCCATTAGAAG TGAACCAACCGGTGAAAGTTGCATCAAGAAGGCTGAAGCTTCAAAGAGAACAGACTGGCTTACCATTATA AGCTTTCTTGTCGCATTACTTGCAATTGTTATTGCAACATTTTCTACTGGTATTGATTCACAATGCTTTCAG TTCATGAAGGGTGAAAAGAAAACTGAGGATGATGTTCCATATGGTTGTGGCTTCTTCCACTTCGTCTTCGCCACGGGAGCAATGTACTTTGCTATGCTGTTGATCGGCTGGAACACTCATCATGCCATTCAGAA GTGGACAATTGATGTAGGTTGGACAAGCACATGGGTCAGAGTAGTGAATGAATGGTTGGCAGTTTGTGTATACT TGTGGATGGTGGTAGCTCCAATCATCCTGAAGTGCAGACAAAATGCAGAAGCCACTTAG
- the LOC110657587 gene encoding uncharacterized protein LOC110657587 isoform X2, with product MERLRICAGKSSFLGAEGVLRVSLGCFVFFMIMFVSTVRTSKLHDPRDSWHSGWWFAKIVLWIALTIITFLIPSAFIRLYGEIAHLGAGVFLLIQLISVISFMTWLNDCCTSNESEERCHIHVILIATIAYVICIVGIILMYVWYAPEPSCLLNIFFITWTLVLLQLMTSISLHPKVNAGFLAPGLMGLYVVFLCWCAIRSEPTGESCIKKAEASKRTDWLTIISFLVALLAIVIATFSTGIDSQCFQFMKGEKKTEDDVPYGCGFFHFVFATGAMYFAMLLIGWNTHHAIQKWTIDVGWTSTWVRVVNEWLAVCVYLWMVVAPIILKCRQNAEAT from the exons ATGGAAA GACTGAGGATCTGTGCTGGTAAATCTAGCTTCTTGGGTGCTGAAGGAGTCCTGCGTGTAAGCTTGGGATGCTTT GTATTTTTCATGATAATGTTTGTTTCAACTGTTCGTACCTCAAAGTTACACGATCCAAGAGATTCATGGCATTCTGGATGGTGGTTTGCAAAGATAGTGCTGTGGATTGCATTGACAATCATTACCTTCTTGATTCCTTCTGCATTTATAAGGCTTTATG GAGAAATTGCGCATCTTGGTGCTGG GGTCTTTCTCCTGATTCAGCTAATAAGTGTCATCAGTTTTATGACATGGCTGAATGATTGTTGTACATCTAACGAAagtgaagaaagatg CCACATCCATGTGATACTAATTGCAACAATTGCATATGTTATATGCATAGTGGGGATCATTCTGATGTACGTTTGGTATGCACCAGAGCCATCTTGCCTCCTTAACATTTTCTTCATCACCTGGACACTGGTACTCCTACAGCTCATGACAAGCATCTCTCTTCACCCTAAA GTAAATGCTGGCTTCTTGGCTCCAGGTCTTATGGGCCTTTATGTGGTGTTTCTCTGCTGGTGCGCCATTAGAAG TGAACCAACCGGTGAAAGTTGCATCAAGAAGGCTGAAGCTTCAAAGAGAACAGACTGGCTTACCATTATA AGCTTTCTTGTCGCATTACTTGCAATTGTTATTGCAACATTTTCTACTGGTATTGATTCACAATGCTTTCAG TTCATGAAGGGTGAAAAGAAAACTGAGGATGATGTTCCATATGGTTGTGGCTTCTTCCACTTCGTCTTCGCCACGGGAGCAATGTACTTTGCTATGCTGTTGATCGGCTGGAACACTCATCATGCCATTCAGAA GTGGACAATTGATGTAGGTTGGACAAGCACATGGGTCAGAGTAGTGAATGAATGGTTGGCAGTTTGTGTATACT TGTGGATGGTGGTAGCTCCAATCATCCTGAAGTGCAGACAAAATGCAGAAGCCACTTAG